In Platichthys flesus chromosome 21, fPlaFle2.1, whole genome shotgun sequence, the following are encoded in one genomic region:
- the ssr1 gene encoding translocon-associated protein subunit alpha, giving the protein MKFLSKLLLLALLAFPAALLTRGPVVSAQDLTEDEEAEAVEEDVVDDVTAEDEDDEAEVEDDDNVELTEEKEEEEEEALVGEVKASPNADTTILFVKGDDFPANDIVKFLLGFTNKGSEEFVVESLDASFRYPQDYQFYIQNFTALQLGTVVPASKQATFEYSFIPAEPMGGRPFGLVINLNYKDGSGNIFQDAVFNQTVTITEREDGLDGETIFMYVFLSGLGLLVVVGLHQLMESRKRRRPAAKVEMGTSSHSDVDLSWIPQETLNQINKASPRRSPRKRNQKRSVGSDE; this is encoded by the exons ATGAAGTTTCTttccaaactgctgctgctcgcgCTGTTAGCCTTCCCGGCTGCGCTGCTCACCAGAG GGCCGGTGGTGAGTGCTCAGGATCTGACTGAAGATGAGGAGGCTGAGGCCGTGGAGGAAGATGTGGTGGACGATGTGACGGCTGAAGACGAGGACGATGAGGCGGAGGTGGAAGACGATGATAACGTGGAGCTG acggaagagaaggaagaggaagaggaggaggcgctggTTGGAGAGGTGAAGGCTTCCCCCAACGCTGACACCACCATCCTGTTTGTCAAGGGAGATG ACTTCCCAGCCAACGACATCGTGAAGTTCCTGCTCGGCTTCACCAACAAGGGATCCGAGGAATTCGTGGTGGAGTCGCTGGACGCGTCTTTCCGTTACCCACAG GATTACCAGTTCTACATCCAGAACTTCACGGCTCTGCAGCTGGGCACCGTGGTGCCAGCCAGCAAACAGGCCACGTTCGAGTACTCCTTCATCCCCGCGGAGCCAATGGGGGGGCGGCCGTTCGGACTCGTCATCAACCTCAACTACAAGGACGGCAGT GGAAACATCTTCCAGGACGCGGTGTTCAACCAGACGGTGActatcacagagagagaggacggcCTGGACGGGGAGAC GATCTTCATGTACGTCTTCCTGTCGGGCCTCGGGCTGCTGGTCGTTGTCGGCCTCCACCAGCTGATGGAGTCTCGAAAG aggaggCGTCCAGCTGCCAAGGTGGAGATGGGAACCTCGAGCCACAGCGACGTGGATCTGAGCTGGATCCCTCAGGAAACACTCAACCAGATCA aCAAAGCGTCTCCGAGACGATCTCCACGCAAGAGGAACCAGAAACGCTCGGTCGGCTCCGACGAGTGA